A single genomic interval of Spirosoma linguale DSM 74 harbors:
- a CDS encoding leucyl/phenylalanyl-tRNA/protein transferase (KEGG: atc:AGR_C_2449 leucyl/phenylalanyl-tRNA- protein transferase~TIGRFAM: leucyl/phenylalanyl-tRNA/protein transferase~PFAM: leucyl/phenylalanyl-tRNA--protein transferase) — MEKLTADDLVYGYINGIFPMADADGTLYWYAPDPRAIIPIDTYKPAKSLRPVLNRNQFEVRINTAFNEVMRNCSIPRSDDDSVWISEEIIQAYTELHHMGLAHSVETYMDDRLVGGLYGVALGSAFFGESMFNKVSNASKVAFHYLILILRQQRFSLLDTQFINDNVRRYGAIEIPKADYLKQLKAALRQKAKFTELVREKV, encoded by the coding sequence ATGGAAAAGTTAACCGCCGACGATCTTGTTTACGGCTATATTAATGGTATTTTCCCCATGGCCGATGCCGACGGTACACTTTACTGGTACGCGCCAGACCCGCGTGCAATCATTCCAATAGACACGTATAAACCCGCCAAATCACTCCGTCCTGTTCTTAACCGCAATCAATTTGAAGTACGGATAAATACCGCATTTAACGAAGTCATGCGAAATTGTTCTATTCCCCGTTCAGATGATGACAGCGTCTGGATTTCGGAAGAGATCATCCAGGCTTACACGGAACTACACCATATGGGCCTTGCTCACAGCGTTGAAACGTATATGGATGACAGGCTGGTTGGGGGCCTCTACGGTGTGGCTCTGGGATCTGCTTTTTTTGGTGAGTCGATGTTCAATAAAGTCAGTAATGCGTCGAAAGTCGCTTTCCATTACTTAATTCTGATCCTTCGCCAGCAACGCTTCAGCTTACTCGATACGCAGTTTATCAATGACAATGTGCGTCGATATGGGGCCATCGAAATTCCGAAAGCCGATTATCTTAAACAACTTAAAGCGGCACTTCGTCAGAAAGCAAAATTCACGGAGCTTGTGCGGGAGAAGGTGTAA
- a CDS encoding glutamate 5-kinase (KEGG: vha:VIBHAR_01162 gamma-glutamyl kinase~TIGRFAM: glutamate 5-kinase~PFAM: aspartate/glutamate/uridylate kinase; PUA domain containing protein~SMART: PUA domain containing protein), which translates to MAKPDAETGNPYLCGMTKPVLVLKFGTASITKPNGEPNEPVMVDIARQVAALHTRYRIVLVSSGAVGAGKSLIREYRGDITQRKAAAAVGNLLLLNQYSRFFSIYGISIAQSLCERHHFADRDQFLQLKQTYEELWANDLIPIANENDVVSNRELKFSDNDELATLIAVGFGAEALMLCTSVGGLLDADGTIIREVKDFDERIFGVVRTDKSSLGLGGMASKLTFAKLATRMGIRVVIFGLSEPDSIRRALDREVGTEFTPQPTVLSARNRWLGSGSLAVGRVQIDAGAVRALQQRRSLLAVGVRAIVGEFATGEMIEILDDEQKTIAVARARISSETLAQQLNQQNVEVANANDIVLL; encoded by the coding sequence ATGGCAAAACCAGACGCCGAAACGGGAAACCCGTATCTTTGCGGCATGACAAAACCCGTTCTTGTTCTTAAATTCGGTACTGCTTCCATCACGAAACCCAATGGTGAGCCGAATGAGCCGGTTATGGTAGACATTGCCCGCCAGGTAGCTGCCCTGCATACGCGCTATCGTATTGTCCTGGTATCGTCCGGGGCCGTTGGCGCGGGCAAATCGCTGATTCGTGAATACCGGGGCGATATTACCCAGCGTAAGGCCGCAGCCGCAGTTGGTAATCTGCTCTTGCTCAATCAATACTCCCGTTTCTTCTCGATATACGGCATTTCAATCGCTCAAAGTCTGTGCGAACGACACCATTTTGCCGACCGCGACCAGTTCCTTCAGCTAAAACAAACGTACGAAGAGCTTTGGGCTAATGATCTGATTCCCATCGCAAACGAGAACGACGTCGTGAGCAACCGCGAACTGAAGTTTTCGGATAACGACGAACTGGCTACGCTTATTGCGGTAGGCTTTGGCGCTGAAGCCCTGATGCTTTGCACGTCCGTTGGTGGGTTGCTGGATGCCGACGGCACCATTATCAGGGAAGTAAAAGACTTCGACGAGCGCATATTCGGCGTAGTTCGAACGGATAAATCTTCCCTCGGGTTGGGCGGTATGGCCTCCAAATTAACCTTCGCCAAGCTGGCTACCCGCATGGGTATTAGGGTCGTTATTTTTGGGTTGAGCGAACCGGATAGTATCAGGCGGGCCCTTGATCGTGAAGTAGGTACCGAATTTACACCTCAACCCACCGTTCTCTCTGCCCGAAACCGGTGGCTCGGCTCAGGAAGCCTGGCAGTAGGCCGGGTACAGATCGATGCAGGCGCCGTTCGGGCGCTGCAACAGCGAAGAAGCCTGCTGGCCGTTGGTGTTCGGGCGATAGTGGGCGAATTTGCCACGGGCGAAATGATTGAAATTCTGGACGACGAACAGAAGACAATCGCCGTTGCCCGCGCCCGAATTTCGTCCGAAACACTGGCTCAACAGCTTAATCAGCAAAATGTGGAGGTCGCCAATGCGAATGATATTGTACTTTTGTAA